The region CAAAATCCTCTGAAGCTGCGAAGGAGGCAGGGGAGATAGCATACTTCGTTCTAGATAAATTGGTTATCAAACAAAGAGGATCAGATAAGTAAGCTACCATTTTATAATTTAGATGATGATGAATTTCGGCTAACTTTATTCGAACTTGAGAATGGTCGAATCAATTATGATCCCGATTGGTTGTCAAGCCTAAAGTTTAATCCACTTTTGAGTGAGCTAAATGAGAATTTCAGTTTATGGAAAGATCTTGATCCTTTCAGTTGTCATGAAATTATTACGTCTCGGACAAGTATGATCTATATATCTGTTATTACATTaacattaatttgttttcctcttCATAATCATGATTCAGCCACACCAGTTTACGAACCTATAGGATGTTTCTCAAACAGAGGCATCTCACCTCAACCCATGTCACTGCTCCTCAAGGATTTCCGTCCAGATATGAACTGGAATGAAATAGACTCTGTCGTTAAGAGGTGTGCAAACTTAGCACACGAGAAGAGACTCAGGTAAAAGCTAACCTGTAATTTCGAGATTCCCTAGTCTAGCTACACGGCGTAATATCCCGCATCACCAAGAGTCTGATCACAACACAGTAGTAATTAGACAAGTGAGACAGTTACCGGAAAATGTTCGGTGTCAAAGGACAGAACTGACTGAGTTAAGGCTGAGGATATGAATAGGATTTAGACCGTTTTGTTTCTTAACTGTACTTATGATCTACATCCATAAAATAGAATGAAAGGGGTGAATCGCAAAATGTATTTCAATAGAGTAGCGCGTAGTTGTTCTCTTGGGCACTGTGTATTGCATTCAGTAAATACAACGCATGTGAACATAGACGTATGCAGTTTGCGTACGTAGGACATTATGATAATGAAACTAGTGACGCATTCGGACACTTTCATgcccccttttttttctttttttttacttttttttaaatttgttctcTTTAAATTAGGTACTTTGGGCTGAAATACTACGGAGAATGTTGGTCTGGGGAAACTGCTGACCAAACATACAATCGTGACGGACCATCAGAGGCTTGTGTCAGAGGAGTTGGTCAGAGGTCAAGTTACTTTGTATACAAATTTTACGACTACGGAGACAAAAGTAAGTTTCTGTATGTGGAATGTGGTAGCCTTGTTCATGATTTGCTTTGTCGGTTTAATGTAAAATGTATAATAAGGCGATTGATTCATAAATTTGTTATTGCTAGTATCCCTGCAGCTGTAGAGATGTTGTCCTAACATATTTTCCCTCAAACTTGTTGGTTTGGGGCGGGTCTTGATATGGCTCGGACACGCTAGGTTGGACACTTACAGTTCGTCTCTGACCAGATTAAACTTTTCTTCAAGTAAATGTTGCAGAGACAATATCTTTTGTGTTAGGCCCTGGTTGCAAGGACACGTGGAAGGGTCAGGACAACGTTTGTTTCCAGGTGCAAGCGAGTCGCACCTTAACAAGAACGGCCGAAACAGTTTCCTATTGCAATGAAACCTTAGCGCCCACGGTGACGGAGCGTGGTGTACGGTTGGTCGAACAGTTCCTTTACATTTTGAATCTGAACTCACAGTCAAACTTCTCCCGATGTTTGGTTATTGGAAAGATGAATACAAGCTCTTACTCAATTCTACCTTCGTTCACCGGGCTCTCAATCGTGAACGCCACACTGACATGCGCTGTGAGGGAAAGAAGCAAGTGGAATATTCAGTCATGCAACGGAAGCGAATGCGGTTATTTATCCATCGCTCCAAGAGGTAGTCACTTTTAGGCCTTTTTCGTTacgtttgttttcttttcgttttcagCTTTGTCGGGAAATTCTCAAACGGTTATTGGACTTAGAGAGGCTACTTATATTTTGTGAAGCTcagaatttcaatttctcctgCCTTTCCATTATTTTAGCCAGTTTCAATTCTTTACACGGTTAGGGATATAATTTGTTGTTAGGCCACCACTTTTCAGCTAAAATTGTATGCCACtgaaaattttaacaaatacTGAATTGTTGCATTCTAGTAAAGACAAGTAATAATCAGAAGTATGAAAAAGAATGCCCATTTCATTTACTTGTCAGTCACAACTTCCTTACCTTTCAGATATCAACCCAGTGAGTGGATCGTTCGTTCAACATGCCACAGATGCCTCCATTATTGGACACGTGATTAAGAGACTACTTGTCGATGACGCAGTTTCATGTGCTCGGGAATGCCTGTTGTATCTAAATTGTCTATCGATTAATTACGAGTACAAACCAACAGCAAACCCAGAGTCCATACACCTAGGGATGATATGCGAGCTCAATGACAACACCAGCACAGATGTGCATTTTCAACCACGGTTTGGTTACAAGTATTACGAGAGATTAACCCCAAACTCCTTAACACAGTTTAACAACCTTTTTCAGTAACACGACTGTAGATCCCAATAAAAAGAGTAACCTAAGAGTGAAGCAGAAACTTAAGACAGgacaaatacaaatacaaatcaCGCTTTTTCATCATCGTTCACCGCGGCGAGCAAGGAAAAGTATATCGAGTGAAAAGGCATACAACGACATGGTTTCGCGATCGCTAAGAAGCGAATTACATTACTTTataattttactttaatttgcttttatttttctcaacttCACATGACGGATTTACTGATTAGATCtgtaaatacaaaataaataaacaaggaTATTGTCAATCATTACTTGAATGATATCATTGGTAAGAATTTCCGAAAAGACAATCAATGCGATGTTTAGTAGGAATTTGCGCGAATAGTTTACCCGGCTGCTCCCCAAATAAGGTGGTGAGTTGCAAAATCCGTTTTGTCACATATTTTGTTTCCTGTTAATCCGAAAGTTATGACTAAACATACCTGTTgtatatgaatgaaaattcgAGTTCCCTCATTACTCAATTATTTGTTGCAAATGCTTGAACTACactttgttatggtaattcctttaaaaaaaagtgtagaTATTGAACTGCCGAAtctatatttcattttttttaacaaccaatgaaatgAGGGCTTGTATAAAGGTCCTGTCAACAATCAGTTATTAAGGGTCCCAAACTGATTAAACCTCTATTGTAAATGTATACCTCTGAAAGCTAAACCGACAATTTTATTCCTGGAAATTTAGGGCAGTGTCTCCTTTTAAGCAGACAAGTTCTCCTGATATAATTTGCGTATATTTGTTCATGACATAGCTATCAGACCGCAAACAATAAACTGCTTTTCACTAAGATTAGAAGGAAACATTAATTACCAATAGCattcaaattttaattaaatttcctAAAGGAcattataatatttttatttactttcatCTGGCTAAGCCTTGCAATCCTCAAATGATTCTAGAACTAAATCACAAGGAGTTCGCCAGCTTTGTCCATCAGGGATTACtgttaatatttatttttgaagttCCAAAAGGTATGTATTATGTCTATTTTAGTTAAAAGCTCGTTGTGGATGAATTTGACAGGCTCGTATCTTTTATCGGCAACAAGACAGTTttacaaaaaacaattaaaggTTTTTAACACTGGAGCTGAACTGAAATTCGCCAAAATGAGACACTTGCATATTTTAATGCTAGTTCAAATAGATGCTTCTTGAATACCAAATTTAAACTTAAGCAACTTGAGTAAATGTAATGTCCGACATAGACTCTCCATCCTCTCCGCATGGGTTCGATTAGATCAATCATGTAGTCGCTGTTAGGAAtctcctttttcaattttctcctGTCCGGGAAGTTTTGACGCAGTGACATGACCATCGACTACATGAGCGGAAAAAACTTCTTGGTATAATGGATAACTATTTTGCAGATAGTGCTGGTTGCGTGTTTTCTTCCAGATAAATCGAAATTTAAAAGGATTGTGTTATTTGAACGCGGTAAACCGCGATGgataacattttgttttaagagttttgaaaggaaaaaattcaagGCTTTCTAAGTCTGGACTTATGGGAAATTCAGTTTAATTTTGATTCCCTGGTTGGGGATCATGCAATGCCGCCACgaacatttttcagtttttctcaCGTCCCTCCAAACGGTGGATAAATTAATGCAAAGCAAATTTTTCGTGATGCTTCTAGAGTGAGGGCTTAAATGTACCTTCGGTGGTTTATAATCTTGATCATGTCCGGTTCACTCAAGGTTTTTGAACAACTGAATTCCTTCGTGTCTAGTTCCCATTAAATGCCAACCGTCAACTAGAATAATTTCTactataaaataatttatgcttTTTAATAAGAGACGTCTTGAATATGACCTGATAGTCTGTCATCTATGAATAAGTAAGTAACTAAGGCTCAATGCATGAAACAGCTGTGGTGTTGACTTTTTGCCATTCAATTAAGACTCGGCTCTCTTTTCTCGCTTGCCAGTGAGCTTTTTAGCATGACAACAACATGTTCGACATGctcattattcttttcaaaagaGGCTAGGCaatgccagttttttttttttaagtctaACCAAAGGTTCTCATTGTATCATTAATGATATATATGAACATTTTTGTCCCTAAGGTTAACTGCAAATACCTTTTTTCCTGAAGGCAACAAGGTTGAATTTGCTCACGTGCTTAGAAGACCTTAATTTGCACTAAAGATAAAACAGAAGTGGCAAACAAAGAAGTAAGATGACAGCTGGtaattttaaacatattttgatCACATACTGAAGTACAAGGCTATTATTGCCTCTACTCACATTTTTAAACGCACCACGTAACATAAAATTCTTCGAATTTGCCAAAGTAAAACTTCTTTTGAAAGTTCATTAGCCCCTGACAAGAACAGCGGTGACATGCAATAACAACGCCGGGAGAATCTCATTGGTTAACAATTGcgctgaaaaggaaaaaaaccatTGTAAGCGAAGTCATCTGAAAATCATGATAGAAGTGAATGGAAAGCAATAGAATTAACGAGATTCTTGACTTGAGGTATGTTTGGGTCCATATTTGCGCAAGGGATGAAAACTTAACATCTTTGAGTTGCCTTGGTTAATAACTACGAAGACTTTTAAACATCTCTATTCATTGTGTATGAAAAAGCTCTAATTACGATTTCATTCGTCAAAAAATTTCCCCTGAATCTGAAATAGACAAATacgagcaaaaaaaaaaaaaaagacctgcCACTGGGAACCAGCCATATAATACAgcgaaaaacatttttcattcaaaatgtgAGATTCGAAATTGTACAAGTTTGTTAACTGTTTGATATTTACGTAAGCTTGACGCAGTTACATTGTATAAAAACATTTGACACTAGCTGTGGGCAGAATATATTTAAATTGGTGGTGGCTTCCAAATAGGCTCTTTAGGTGCACATTACTTGGAAGTAAATCCTACTTGGCAACAAATTTACGAAGGAAAGCCGGGTGAAAGTTCTACCGTTCGAGGAAGGTTTAAGACGCCATTGGGAAGCTATTTCTTCCTTCCGCAGTAAGGAAGTCTGAAGAGTCGACAAAGTGGGTGAATTTGAAATACAAATTCACATGATATTGAATAGCTGAAATTGTTGCAGGACATATGTCGTTCTTTGGTCTTTTTTTACACGAAAACTGCAAAGTTTTCGATAACAACTGAGAATTAAAACGTCTGAAACAGTGGCATGTCGTCCGTGCCTCGGTTATGATACAATTTTTCTATCTTATCGGCCGGGGGAGTTGGAGGTGTTGAGATATCTGCAGAGCGGTTTGTTTCCGTACCGCCAGATTCAACAGGCAAAGGCATTAGTTCTGCCAACATGAGTTTCACTCTTACGCGTTCGAATTGGCTCGTGCATCACTGTCCCCGGAATATTCGTAGCGGTTGTCCACACAAAGAAGAGAATGGGTATTTTTGATCGCAAACGGAGTATACTCTGTAGCGCACCTGGATTTCTAACATTTAAATTTCACATCTgattgtaataaataattactaAGTTGTTCGGCTTATAACCGGAGACATTATGGAGAGCAATAAAAATGGTTATTAGCaagtaatatatatatatatatattggcCTCCTTATGCACTGTTTAATGTTCTTTTTAGTTTGGTTTTACATTTAGCAAGTCGTAGCCAATATTCTTTCATGGGTCGCATCGTAGTGGgcttataaataatatttcatttgTTCTCAGCAGGATGAGCTCAAAAGAGGGTCATTTGATAACGAGCAGTGTCTTTGGCATTTTGATATGCTGGACCTTAAGTGAGTTTTGGATCTCTGCTGTTTTGTCTTCTCAGTAAGATATTTTAGAAAgtatttataaattattattgctgctTATGCTCCGGCGATCGAATTCAACAACGAAATGCAACCAGTTACTTGGCATGAATTAATTCTATACATGAttctaatacatgaaattcatatatTTGAAGTGCAGATGGAAGCGATTTTTCTTCGATTCGCGCGGAACCTTTAGCGTTACCTAATAATCAGTAACAAGgaaggcctgaatttttcagggcTTTCTCTTCAGGCCTGTCTCTTTTTTTCTACTACTTAAGTAAGGTGAAATTTCTAGGATcatacagtaaaaaaaaaaatagtaattaattaattcaaaacaattcaGTCTTATCCATAATCGAACTCAGATATATATACAAGAACTGGGAGTTTTACTAATCATTATGTAGGAGGCTTTTTAAGCTTTATCAGACTTCGAGACGACATTGCAGTATCGTGCACGTTGAACCAAAGTATTATTCAAGTTCTACTCAGAGCACTGAGGCAAACCCTAGCCCAAAACATTATAGAAAAAAGACATACAACTGTTTCAGTAGTCGAGTAACTTCGGCTTAGACAAAAAATTTggcaaagacaaaaaactgaTATGAGTTTTTCTCTGCCATAACAAAGAGGATGATGTTATTTGACGGTTATAACCCGAAGACGTAAATAGGTTTCCATTCTAGTAACTTTATTAACCAAGGCTCCTTTCAGGATATCTGACCGCAAAAGCAACATGAGTAgtgttttaattaaaatggCAAATTTCACGGTCTGTGAAATTAGTCACGCCAGAAGAAGTGGAACTATTTGTAAAGAGCGACTAAGATCGCACCTATATTTAGAGCGAGGAGGAATaaagaagaagcaaaaatgCCTCAACGCTTTTTTATTCATCCGATTTTTCAGGAGCTGTTGCAACGAGTTCGCATCAGAAAATCATCGACACTTTGCTCGCAAAGCCTTACGATTCGGATGCAATGCCTTTGGACAGATCAAACGCCGTACTTGTGTCTTATGGTGCTAAACTCGTTAGAATTATTGACTTGGTAAGATTTTTGTATCCCTGCCTGTTCCCTTTCAAGTTTGCGTAGTTTCACCAGTAACGTTCATCAcaatgttgttgctgttgttgttgcagcTGCTATTGGTTTAAACAGGACAAGAAATCATGCTGCACGAGCGACACGCATAAATAGCACATTGCCTTGACGTATTCTGGAAAATAACAAcccgaaaaaaacaatttgagGTTTCGACGACAACGCGAACCAACAGCAGTAAACAATTCGGACTATTTTCAAAACGTTCTTTTGAATCCTGTAATAGGATACTTCGCCCGTGTCACACAGATGATAAGCAAGAAGGAATAACCGTGAAATATGAAGACAGAGTCAACTCATATTTCGAAGAGACGTTATCCATTATATCGCCGCCAAATGCATCTCCCTAACGAATAAACTATGTACTGGCCACTAGCTGACCTCAATGCTGAGTGCTATTAATTAGTACAACGCATTT is a window of Acropora palmata chromosome 4, jaAcrPala1.3, whole genome shotgun sequence DNA encoding:
- the LOC141880274 gene encoding uncharacterized protein LOC141880274 isoform X1; this translates as MIYISVITLTLICFPLHNHDSATPVYEPIGCFSNRGISPQPMSLLLKDFRPDMNWNEIDSVVKRCANLAHEKRLRYFGLKYYGECWSGETADQTYNRDGPSEACVRGVGQRSSYFVYKFYDYGDKSPGCKDTWKGQDNVCFQVQASRTLTRTAETVSYCNETLAPTVTERGVRLVEQFLYILNLNSQSNFSRCLVIGKMNTSSYSILPSFTGLSIVNATLTCAVRERSKWNIQSCNGSECGYLSIAPRDINPVSGSFVQHATDASIIGHVIKRLLVDDAVSCARECLLYLNCLSINYEYKPTANPESIHLGMICELNDNTSTDVHFQPRFGYKYYERLTPNSLTQFNNLFQ
- the LOC141880274 gene encoding uncharacterized protein LOC141880274 isoform X2; the protein is MVSLMVAILILDTKFSSTAATPVYEPIGCFSNRGISPQPMSLLLKDFRPDMNWNEIDSVVKRCANLAHEKRLRYFGLKYYGECWSGETADQTYNRDGPSEACVRGVGQRSSYFVYKFYDYGDKSPGCKDTWKGQDNVCFQVQASRTLTRTAETVSYCNETLAPTVTERGVRLVEQFLYILNLNSQSNFSRCLVIGKMNTSSYSILPSFTGLSIVNATLTCAVRERSKWNIQSCNGSECGYLSIAPRDINPVSGSFVQHATDASIIGHVIKRLLVDDAVSCARECLLYLNCLSINYEYKPTANPESIHLGMICELNDNTSTDVHFQPRFGYKYYERLTPNSLTQFNNLFQ